The sequence GGTCCACCACCGACGATACCGATGGTTTTCATGCTGGTTAGGACGATGCTTTGAGGTAAGGGGTGACCAGGCTGATTGCGTGGTCAGCGGTGAGTCCGTGTTGGATCCTCAGTTGTTCTTCTTTTCCGTGGTCGATGAATTCGTCGGGCCAGCCGATGCGTTTGACCGGGGTGGCGACATCGTGGTTGCTGAGGAGTTCGATCACGCTGGTTCCGAAACCGTTATTGAGCACGTGGTCTTCCATGGTGAGGACAACCTTGCATTTTCGGGCGTATTCGAGAATGAGTTCAGCATCCAAAGGCTTGATGAAGCGTGGATTGATGAGTGCGACCGAGTGGCCGAGCGCTTCAAGTTTTTCTACGGTTTCAAGAGCGGTTGCGTACATGTGGCCCAGGCTGATGATGGCAATGTCCTGACCGTCTTGCAGGACTTCACCTTTGCCGATTGCGAGTTGTTGAGGCTCGGCTTTGGGGGTGGTCCCTATACCGGCACCACGTGGGTAGCGGATGGCTGACGGGGAGTCATCGTGTAAGGCCATGGTCCAGAGCATGTCGATGAATTCGTCTTCATCTTTTGGTTGCATGTGGATCAGGTTCGGGACGCCGCGTAGATACGCGATATCAAAGATACCGTGGTGAGTCGGGCCGTCATCTCCGCTGAGTCCTCCACGGTCCATGCAGAGGCGGACCGGCAGGTTTTGCAGAGCCATGTCGTGCATGATCATGTCAATCGCCCGTTGCATGAAGGTGGAATAGATGGCGAGGAAGGGGCGGAGCCCGTGAGTGGCGTGACCGCAGGCAAAGAGGGCGGCGTGCTCCTCGGCGATGCCAACATCAAAGTAGCGATCCGGGATTTCCTCTTTGAAAATTTCGAGTTTGGTGCCGCCCGGCATGGCGGCGGTGATGGCGGTGATTTTCGGGTCTTTTTTAGCGAAGTCCGTGATGGCTCGGCCGAAGAGTTCTGAGTAGGTCGGAGTGGCTGCTGCTGCGGTGGAGCCGTCTTCGACTTTATAGGTGCCGAGGCCGTGAAATTTGCCGGGGTTGGAGGTGGCAGGTTTGTACCCTCGACCTTTTTCGGTGATGATGTGGAGGATGACGGGCTCGTCCTGCGTTTTGAGGTGTTCAAAGGTCCGGATCAGCAGTCCGAGGTCGTGGCCGTCGATCGGGCCGTAATAGCGGAGGCCGAACTTTTCGAACAGGACGTTGGGGAAGATCAGGTTCTTCGTATTGCGTTCCACCTTGTGGGCAAATTTGCGAACGCTTTCACCCCCGACTTTCCCCACAAACTCGGAGGCCTTGTGACGGATGGATGAAAAAGTCGGGTGGGTTTGCAGGGCGTTGAAATACTTAGCGAGGGCACCAACATTGCGATCAATCGACCATTCGTTGTCGTTGAGGACCACAATCAGTTTGTCGGTGGCTTCGGAGACGTTGTTCATCGCCTCAAGAGTGGGACCACAGGTGAAGGCCGCATCGCCAGCAACCGCGACGACATGGTTGTCATCGCCCTTGAGGTCTCGGGCCGAGGCCATTCCCAAGGCCGCGGAGAGGGCGGTTCCTGCGTGGCCGGCTCCGTAACAATCGTGTTCGGATTCGGTTCGGAGTAAAAAGCCGTTGAGTCCTCCCGGGGTCCGGATGGTGTGGATGGTGTCTGCCCGACCGGTGAGCATTTTATGCACATACCCTTGGTGAGAGACGTCGAAAAGGAACTTGTCTTCCGGAGTGTCGAACACCCGGTGCAGGGCCACGGTCAATTCGACGACTCCGAGGTTCGGCCCGAGGTGTCCTCCGGTTTGGGACAGGGCGTGGATCAAGGTGTGGCGGATTTCCTCGCAGAGGTCCGTGAGCTTCTCTTCTGGGAGTGCCTTGACATCTCCGGGTCCCTTGATTTGGGAGAGGAGTTCGGGGAGCTCAAAAGAGCCTGATTTCGTCGTCATCGTTGAAAGATTCGGCTGGAGTGGCCTTCGGGTTGGTTTCTTCGGCTGGATCGTTGTCCGAGGATGGTTTGAGAGTGAGGAGTTCGAGCCGTTTCCGGGCATCGTCGAGCACTTTTTCGCAGTGGGTGATGAGGGTGGCTCCCCGTTCGTAGTGGCTGATGAGTTGTTCCAGTGGCAGTTGCCCGGATTCCATGGTTTCGACCATGGTTTCCAACTCGTCGAGCGCTTGCTCGAAGCTGGGGTCTTTCTTTTTTTTGCTCGGAGGCATGGTTGGTGTGAGTATTGGTTAGTCTTCCGCTGCGACAACCGGGCGGTTGGAGTAATACATGATATAGCCGTAGCTGAACAGCGGTTGCTTGTATTCGTAACGCTGGGCGAGGGGCTTAAACTTCGGATTGATATCGATGAAGTTCAGGTTCTGGTTAGATCCGATGCGGGCGAAGGCATTGTAGACCAAGGGGTAGAGGTCACCATAGGCCCGACCCGGGGCTCCGGAACTCAGGATTCTGTCGGCGTTAAAGGAGTAAGGTGAGATCACGATGCCCTGGACGGGGGTCTGTTGATCAGATGCCATTTCTTCGATGGCTTCGATTTGGTCCAAGTTTTTGGGCAGCCAGACCGACATCCGGTCGGCGTACCAGGCAACCGCCCACGGGGTGTCACTGATGATGATATCCTGGGTGGTGGTATTGTCTGCGAGTGTCCGGTTGAAGGCGCTGGGGAAATATGGCGGGTAGTGGGGGAATCCGCCAAAGCCTTCGGCTCGGAGACCATTTTTGAGGTCCTTGGGCAAGTTGAGCAGCATGGGGCCGGCGCTGATGGCGACGATGAGCACGAGGTGGGCGTAGCGCAGCATGTGCATCGACGGTGGGATGTTGAGACGGCCCCAGAGGATGGAGACCATGGCCAGTCCGTAGGCTGTCATCAGCGGAGCGAAGAGGATATGGATCTGGTTGGGGTCCATGGACCCGCGGCGGATGCCATAAATGGACATGCCGATGCCGGCAAAGACCCACATCAGAAGAATCAACCAGCGGAAGGCTGCCAGGCTGTCCCGCTTGAACGGGTGCAGCAAAGCGAGGAAAAACAAGGGGGCTACCAGGATGGCTCCGAAGTTCTGATGGAGATCGGAGATCTGCAGCAGGGTGGAGCGCATGATGTTCATCAGGAGCCCTTGCAGGGCCAAATCCTCACCCGCGGGTGAGAGGTTGCGCATGATGGAGTCTTCTCCGCCACCGAGGCCGTTGTGGATGGCATAATAGGCGGTGCCGAACGGACTGCCGGTCGGGCCGACATAGAGGAAGTAAATCACAGGGATGACAAAAAGGGCGAGCAGGACGGAGAGTCCGGCGGCGATGATGCCCTTGGGTTTGAAATAGACGGCAGCAAAGATGACGAAGCCGATGTAGATCCAGACGGCAAGCCAGTGGGTGAGCACGAGCAGGCACATAAACACACCGGAAATCATTACAGGGGCGAGAGCTGATTTGTTTTCTTCCCGGTTTTCCACACCTCTCCAGAGGAAGAACATGGCGCAGGAAAAGAGCATGAGCATGAGCATTTGCGGGAGCCCGGACTGGGAGAGTTTCCACATTAACTCACAAAAGAGCATCAGGATCGCGGTGGTGGACGCAATGGTGGTGTCGAAAATCCGCGAAATGAGCAGGTAGTTCACCCCGATGGCGATGAGGAAGAAAATGGTGCAGGTGGCGGCAATTACGCGGTCGAGCTGGTAGATATTGGTGTCGCTGGGCATCCGCCAGCGTTGCTTGTCTCCGGCGTCGGTCATTTTAAGCACGGCGGCGTTCACGCAGGGGTTGAGTGGGGCGTGGTAGGTGTCCGGGAGGTTTTCGAGGTTGGGTTGCTCGCCATTGGCCTCTTTCATTTGTGAGATGGCAACCGGCCGGATGACCTTGGTTGAGTAGCCTTGTCCGCGTGCGATTTCACGTCCGATCTGGGCTTGTTCCATCCCCCGGGGAGCGGAGAGTCCTTTGAAGGTGATGAAAATCGAGGAAATGGCGAGTCCGGCAAGAATGACGAAAAAGAGGGCTCGGCGAATGAGTTTTGCTGGGTCGTAGGCAGGAGTGTTGGGTGTAGCCATGGAGTGATGTTGGGTAAGGGAGAAAAGAGGAGAAAAGGTCAGGCGTAATTTGAGAAGATGAAAAAGGGGCGGGAAAGCTGGGATTCTGCGGGATCAGGTAAGTTCTTTGAGTTTGCGTTGCAGGGTGCGGCGACTGATTCCCAGCAGGCGGGCGGCATCCGTCCGGTTGTCTCCGGTGTGTGCCAGTGCTCGGCGAATGGTGCGTATTTCGAGCGCATGCAAATTGAATTCTTCGTCGGAATCAAGCTGCATTTCGTTCTTTTCAGATATTTGCGTGACCGTTGGGCTGGTTTCGCGGCTGTCAGCTTCCAGTTCGGAGCTCAGAAAATATGGCAGATGACGGGGCTCGATCACAGGATCATTGCTCATGACGACGCCGTGTTCGATGGCTGTTCGTAGTTCGCGGACGTTCCCTGGCCAAGGGTAGGACCGCAGCATCCTCAGGGCATCGTCGGAGAGCGGCTTGAGCTCTTTGTTGTTTTCAAGAGAGAATTCGCGGAGAAATGCTTGGGCGAGCAGGATGATATCGTCTTGCCTTTCCCTCAGTGTTGGCATGAGCACCCGCACGACATTGAGTCGGAAAAAGAGGTCCTCGCGGAATTCTCCTTTGCTGGCGAGTTTGCGGAGGTCTTTGTTGGTAGCGGTGATGATCCGGACATCCACCGGGATGCTTTGGTTGGATCCGACCCGTTCAATGGTTCGTTCGCTCAAGGCTCGTAGGAGTTTGACCTGGGTCGAGGCGTCGATTTCTCCGATTTCATCCAGAAACAGGCTTCCGCCATTGGCTTGTTCGAAGCGACCGATGCGGCGTTGGCTTGCCCCGGTGAAGGCTCCTTTTTCGTGGCCGAAGAGCTCGCTTTCCAAGAGTTGGGGGGAGAGGGCTGCGCAGTTGACGACCAGCATTTTGTCCGCCGGGCGGCCACTGAGTTGGTGGATGGCGTGGGCGACGAGCTCCTTGCCGGTGCCACTTTCTCCTTCGATCAATACGGTCGCCCGGGTGGGCGCCACTTGTGTGACGAGGTCGCAGACCTGTTGCATGGCAGGTGACTGGCCAATCAGGTTTTCCAGCCCGCGTTTGCTGTCGCGGTTTTTTTTCCGGAGTTGTTGGTTTTCTTGCTCGAGCCGGGTGTTGCTTTTTTCCAGGCTGCGTGACCGGAGTGCTCTTTTGAGTAAGAGCTCCACTTCGTCGAGGTTGAGGGGTTTGGTGACGAAATTCCAAGCTCCGCGACGCATGGCTTCGACCGCGGTGTCGACCGAGCCGTAGGCGGTCATCATGATCGCTACAGGAGGGCGGGGCAGGGTGAGTGCCTGGTCGAGTAGGTCCATGCCATTGTCACCTGCGAGGCGGAGGTCGGTAAGCAGTAGGTCAATGGGGTCGGATTTAAGCAGGGTCATCGCTTCCTGGATGTCAGCGGCGACATAGCAATCAAAGCTATCCTCCAAGGCCATGCGCAAGCCGTCGCGCGTGGATTTTTCATCGTCAACAATGAGTAAGGTGGCGTCGGTCATGGTGTCGGGGTGATTTCGATGATCGAGGAATGGTGGTCTTCCAGAAGTCTGATGTTTTTGTTTTGGCGTGGGAAGAAGAGGGTTACCGTGGTTCCTTCCCCTTCCAGGCTTTCGATTTCAAATTCGCCGCCGTGTTCGCGAAGGATCCTCCGGACGATGAGCAGCCCGAGGCCACTGCCGGTTTTTTTTGTGCTGTGGAAGGGTTCGAAAAGGGAGCCCATCACTTCGGGAGGGATGCCTGATCCGTGGTCGCGGATGGTGAGTGTGACGTCGTAGTCACTGACTGCGGTGGTGATTTCGATTAGCCCTCCACTGGCTGGTAGCGCTTGGAAGGCATTTTTCAGAAGATTGTAGAGTGCTTGTTTGATTTGGTCTCCATCGAGGTTGAGACGTGGTGGGTTTTCGGCAAGATGGAGGGAGATTTGCACATTGCGCTCTTCCAATTCCGGTTCTAACACGCTGAGCGTGTCCCTGAGCAGATCGTGAAGTGGGAGAAGCTTGTAATCGTTTTTACCTGCTTGGCTTGGGCGGATGGCCTGAAGGAATTGTTTGAGGATGGTGTCGAGTCTTCGGATCTCTCCTTGGGCTGTATGCAGGTGATCGGATAGAGATGCTTGTTGGTCGGCGGGCAGTTTTTTGATTTTGCGGTCGAGTAGCTGCAGATGGATGTCGAGAGAGTTCAGCGGGTTGCCGATTTCATGGGCGACGCCGGCTGCCAGCAGTGTCAGGGCGTTGAGTTTCTCGCTTTCGACGAGTTCTTCTTCCTGAGCCCGCGTCCGGGTGATGTCGCGGACGATCAAGGCGTATCCGAGCAGGTGGTCGTCATTTTCGAATTCGCCGCGGATCGGGGAGAGGTAGAAGTTGAGTAGCCGTTTTTCGGGGTAGAAGATTTCCATGTCCCGGCTGACGATGCGGTCGGGGTCGGCGAGTTGTTTCCAGTCCAGTCCGCGGACGGTTTGGGAGAGTGGGTTGCCAATGCAGCGATTGGGGTCGATGCCGAAAATGCGCGAGGCCGCGAGGTTGACGAAGGTGATCTGGCTGTCGGGGTCGAGGATGAGGACTCCCTCCTTGAGGGCTTCAAAGACGCTTTCGAGGAAGCCTTTTTCCCGGACGAGTCGCATGACCAGGTTTTGGACTTCGCCGGGTTCCACCTGGTCGATGCGGGCGATGAGTTTGTCGAGGAAGCCTGGTTTCATGGTTCAATGTTAGCTGCCGAGGGCGGTCGTGAAGCTTGGGTGGGAAAGATTGCTTGGGTTGACGGGGTTATTTGCTAAGTTAGGTGCCTTATGACGGAAGCGATGATTGTACTGTGTGGGTTTCCTAACGAGGACGAGGCGCGACATATTGGCACACATCTGGTTGAAAGGCAATACGCGGCATGTGTTAATCTTTTACCTGGGGTTGAGTCGATTTACCGGTGGCAGGGCAAGTTGTGTCGGGAGCGCGAAATCATGGCGGTGATGAAGACCACGCGGGCCGGCTTTGCGGCATTGAGTCGTGAGTTGGTGGCGATGCATAGTTATGATGAACCGGAAGTGCTTGCTTTACCTGTCGCGGATGGTTCGCCGGGGTATCTGCAGTGGTTGATTGACGGGGTCCGAGGTTAGGCTCTTTGGGGACTCTGTTTGCCGAGTGCGTGTATTCCTTGCTTTTTTGTGGCTCTTTTACAGCTTTTTATTGCATGGAAAGCAAATTGGGGTAAAGAATACTCCCCCCAAGTTCCGGCTTGCCAGGCTCCGAAGAGATTCGGGGCCGTTGGTGTGTCCGGCTTTTTGCATGTAAGGGTTTCTGTCTTAGCTGTTGGCGAATGACGGGGCCGGCCATGTGAGTGGATAAGGTGGCTGGCATAGTGATGCGGGTTGTGGCTTTTGATGAAAAAGCTATCAAGCGGCGATCCCGATGTTGGACTTCATTTTATCCTATCCTTCCCATCCAACCATTAACCCATTCCAAGGAATGAATCCAGATAGAGCAACATTGAATTTTCTTAACGGCTTCCCCGAGGAGGCTCGCAATAGAGGCGAGTCCCTTCAGGAGGAAGGCGCCGTGACCCAGATATTCGGAAACCACTTGTTTATCCAAGGTCGAGTCGAGGATGCCTCAGGAACGCATCGAACCAGCCTGCGCTTGCAGGGGAACCGATGGTTCGGTAGTTGTACCGCTGAGGATGAAATCGTCGCCGGGGCATGTATGTATGCCACGATGATGGAGCGGATGTACCGCGGAGAGGATCTCCCGGAGAACCCGAACGAGTTTGACGACACCCCGATCATTGACGTGATCGAAGAAAAACTCGGGCGCGAGTTGGATGATAAAGAAGCGGATTTTGTCAACAAGGTGGAAAAACGTTACCGGCGTTATGTGATCGAAGGAGAAATCCACGACCATGATTTGGTGCGATTGAACCCTCGTTGGGAGATTGTCAGCTATGACCCGCTTGAGTTGTGGCCGATGCCTCCGGGGGATATTTTGGAATTTTGGAACTATATTGCGTATGCCTTCTATAAGAAGCGTTTGCCATATCCTGAGTTTTTGAATGCGGTG comes from Oceaniferula marina and encodes:
- a CDS encoding sigma-54-dependent transcriptional regulator → MTDATLLIVDDEKSTRDGLRMALEDSFDCYVAADIQEAMTLLKSDPIDLLLTDLRLAGDNGMDLLDQALTLPRPPVAIMMTAYGSVDTAVEAMRRGAWNFVTKPLNLDEVELLLKRALRSRSLEKSNTRLEQENQQLRKKNRDSKRGLENLIGQSPAMQQVCDLVTQVAPTRATVLIEGESGTGKELVAHAIHQLSGRPADKMLVVNCAALSPQLLESELFGHEKGAFTGASQRRIGRFEQANGGSLFLDEIGEIDASTQVKLLRALSERTIERVGSNQSIPVDVRIITATNKDLRKLASKGEFREDLFFRLNVVRVLMPTLRERQDDIILLAQAFLREFSLENNKELKPLSDDALRMLRSYPWPGNVRELRTAIEHGVVMSNDPVIEPRHLPYFLSSELEADSRETSPTVTQISEKNEMQLDSDEEFNLHALEIRTIRRALAHTGDNRTDAARLLGISRRTLQRKLKELT
- the dxs gene encoding 1-deoxy-D-xylulose-5-phosphate synthase — its product is MTTKSGSFELPELLSQIKGPGDVKALPEEKLTDLCEEIRHTLIHALSQTGGHLGPNLGVVELTVALHRVFDTPEDKFLFDVSHQGYVHKMLTGRADTIHTIRTPGGLNGFLLRTESEHDCYGAGHAGTALSAALGMASARDLKGDDNHVVAVAGDAAFTCGPTLEAMNNVSEATDKLIVVLNDNEWSIDRNVGALAKYFNALQTHPTFSSIRHKASEFVGKVGGESVRKFAHKVERNTKNLIFPNVLFEKFGLRYYGPIDGHDLGLLIRTFEHLKTQDEPVILHIITEKGRGYKPATSNPGKFHGLGTYKVEDGSTAAAATPTYSELFGRAITDFAKKDPKITAITAAMPGGTKLEIFKEEIPDRYFDVGIAEEHAALFACGHATHGLRPFLAIYSTFMQRAIDMIMHDMALQNLPVRLCMDRGGLSGDDGPTHHGIFDIAYLRGVPNLIHMQPKDEDEFIDMLWTMALHDDSPSAIRYPRGAGIGTTPKAEPQQLAIGKGEVLQDGQDIAIISLGHMYATALETVEKLEALGHSVALINPRFIKPLDAELILEYARKCKVVLTMEDHVLNNGFGTSVIELLSNHDVATPVKRIGWPDEFIDHGKEEQLRIQHGLTADHAISLVTPYLKASS
- a CDS encoding ArnT family glycosyltransferase is translated as MATPNTPAYDPAKLIRRALFFVILAGLAISSIFITFKGLSAPRGMEQAQIGREIARGQGYSTKVIRPVAISQMKEANGEQPNLENLPDTYHAPLNPCVNAAVLKMTDAGDKQRWRMPSDTNIYQLDRVIAATCTIFFLIAIGVNYLLISRIFDTTIASTTAILMLFCELMWKLSQSGLPQMLMLMLFSCAMFFLWRGVENREENKSALAPVMISGVFMCLLVLTHWLAVWIYIGFVIFAAVYFKPKGIIAAGLSVLLALFVIPVIYFLYVGPTGSPFGTAYYAIHNGLGGGEDSIMRNLSPAGEDLALQGLLMNIMRSTLLQISDLHQNFGAILVAPLFFLALLHPFKRDSLAAFRWLILLMWVFAGIGMSIYGIRRGSMDPNQIHILFAPLMTAYGLAMVSILWGRLNIPPSMHMLRYAHLVLIVAISAGPMLLNLPKDLKNGLRAEGFGGFPHYPPYFPSAFNRTLADNTTTQDIIISDTPWAVAWYADRMSVWLPKNLDQIEAIEEMASDQQTPVQGIVISPYSFNADRILSSGAPGRAYGDLYPLVYNAFARIGSNQNLNFIDINPKFKPLAQRYEYKQPLFSYGYIMYYSNRPVVAAED
- the cutA gene encoding divalent-cation tolerance protein CutA — translated: MIVLCGFPNEDEARHIGTHLVERQYAACVNLLPGVESIYRWQGKLCREREIMAVMKTTRAGFAALSRELVAMHSYDEPEVLALPVADGSPGYLQWLIDGVRG
- the xseB gene encoding exodeoxyribonuclease VII small subunit — encoded protein: MPPSKKKKDPSFEQALDELETMVETMESGQLPLEQLISHYERGATLITHCEKVLDDARKRLELLTLKPSSDNDPAEETNPKATPAESFNDDDEIRLF
- a CDS encoding sensor histidine kinase, whose translation is MKPGFLDKLIARIDQVEPGEVQNLVMRLVREKGFLESVFEALKEGVLILDPDSQITFVNLAASRIFGIDPNRCIGNPLSQTVRGLDWKQLADPDRIVSRDMEIFYPEKRLLNFYLSPIRGEFENDDHLLGYALIVRDITRTRAQEEELVESEKLNALTLLAAGVAHEIGNPLNSLDIHLQLLDRKIKKLPADQQASLSDHLHTAQGEIRRLDTILKQFLQAIRPSQAGKNDYKLLPLHDLLRDTLSVLEPELEERNVQISLHLAENPPRLNLDGDQIKQALYNLLKNAFQALPASGGLIEITTAVSDYDVTLTIRDHGSGIPPEVMGSLFEPFHSTKKTGSGLGLLIVRRILREHGGEFEIESLEGEGTTVTLFFPRQNKNIRLLEDHHSSIIEITPTP